CTTCCACGTGCGTCGGCTCGACGACGGCCATCGCATCACCTTCGCGCTCGCCGATCCGCAGACGGTGATGGCCCCGCACCTGATGGGTTGGAGCACGCTCGGCGTGCTGCTGCTGCTGACGCTGCTGGCCTTCGCGCTGGTGCGGCGGCTGCTGCGTCCGCTGGACGACATCCGTGAGGGCGCAATCCGCTTCGGCCAGGGTGACCTGACGCACCGAATCCCGCTTCGCCGCCACGACGAGCTGGGCGAGCTGGCCCAGCAGGTCAACACGATGGCCGACGAGCTGCGCGCGATGCTGGACGCCAAGCGCGCCCTTCTCCTGGCCATCAGTCACGAGCTGCGCTCGCCCTTGACGCGCGCCCGGCTGAACGCCGAGCTCGTCGACGAGAGCGAGGCGCGCGCCGCGCTGCTGCACGATCTGGCCGAGATGCGTGACCTCGTCATCGACCTGCTGGAAAGCGAACGGCTCGCTTCCGGCCACGCCGCGCTGCAGCCGGAGGCGAGCGACCTGAACCGGCTCATCGACGAGACGCTGGCAAGCGGCTTCGCGGACCGGCCGGTGACGACGGCGCTGGCCAGCGGGCTGCCCACGCTGCCGCTCGATCGCATGCGCATGCGCCTGCTGCTGCGCAACCTGCTCGACAACGCGCTGCGCCACAGCGATGCGGTCGTCGTGCGCACGGAGCGCGCAGGCGATCGCGTGATGCTGGTGGTGCGCGATCACGGGCCCGGCGTGCCGCCGGAACACCTTGCCCAGCTGACGCAGGCCTTCTATCGCGTCGACGCGGCGCGCCAGCGCAGCACCGGCGGCGTGGGGCTGGGCCTGTACCTGTGCCGCCTGGTGGCGCAGGCGCATGGCGCGACGATGTCGATCCGCAACGCGTCGCCGGGATTGGAAGTCAGCCTGTCCTTGCCTTTGTAGCCTTCGCAGGTCGGGGTTCCGCTACCCTCCACCCCAACCCACGAACGACGTGACGCTGACCGTCCGCCCCATCCTGCTCGCCCGCTCGCTGCGCGCCTTCGGCGACGGCGCGGTGGCGGTGCTGCTGCCGGCCTACCTGCTCGAGCTCGGCCTCGGCCAGCTCGAGGTCGGGTTGATCAGCACCGCCACCTTGCTCGGCTCGGCCGCCGCCACGCTGGCGGTCGGCGCCGTCGGCCATCGCTTCGCCACTTCAGGATGGCTGCGCGCCGCGGCATGCCTCATGGTGGCCACCGGTCTCGGTTTCGCGGGCTTCTCGTCGTTCTGGCCGCTGATGGCCGTGGCCTTTGCCGGGACGCTCAACCCCAGCTCGGGAGACGTGTCGATGTTCCTGCCGCTGGAGCATGCGCGGCTCGCCGGCGCCGCGCAGGGCGAGGCGCGCACGGCACTGTTCGCGCGCTACAGCGTGCTGGGCGCCCTGTGCGCCGCGGTGGGTGCGCTCGCCGCCGCGCTGCCCGATGCGCTCGCGCAGCGCTCGAACTTCAGCCGGCTGGAGGCGCTGAAGATGCCTTTCCTGGTGTACGCCGCGATCGGGCTGGCGGTGTGGTGGCTGTATCGGCGCACCGCCGCATCCGCGATGACCGCGGCCGACGCGCCTGCCGCGCCGCTCGGGCCTTCGCGCGGCATCGTGGTCCGGCTGGCCGCGCT
The Piscinibacter sp. XHJ-5 DNA segment above includes these coding regions:
- a CDS encoding HAMP domain-containing sensor histidine kinase, coding for MSAAAAPASRGWRQKWHAARRSMRHSLKWRLVGLFLLLALATTVTFVAGVREMVRGGWQGYGRPLTSHYLDLLTAQIGTPPDVARAQALTRELPLSIRIDGPRVNWDSHPEATRRWQRWHPQWPDGELHRFHVRRLDDGHRITFALADPQTVMAPHLMGWSTLGVLLLLTLLAFALVRRLLRPLDDIREGAIRFGQGDLTHRIPLRRHDELGELAQQVNTMADELRAMLDAKRALLLAISHELRSPLTRARLNAELVDESEARAALLHDLAEMRDLVIDLLESERLASGHAALQPEASDLNRLIDETLASGFADRPVTTALASGLPTLPLDRMRMRLLLRNLLDNALRHSDAVVVRTERAGDRVMLVVRDHGPGVPPEHLAQLTQAFYRVDAARQRSTGGVGLGLYLCRLVAQAHGATMSIRNASPGLEVSLSLPL
- a CDS encoding MFS transporter, producing MTLTVRPILLARSLRAFGDGAVAVLLPAYLLELGLGQLEVGLISTATLLGSAAATLAVGAVGHRFATSGWLRAAACLMVATGLGFAGFSSFWPLMAVAFAGTLNPSSGDVSMFLPLEHARLAGAAQGEARTALFARYSVLGALCAAVGALAAALPDALAQRSNFSRLEALKMPFLVYAAIGLAVWWLYRRTAASAMTAADAPAAPLGPSRGIVVRLAALFCVDAFAGGLVVNSLLSLWLLQRFGLSLAQAGAFFFWAGLLSAASQLVAPRVAARIGLLNTMVFTHIPANVCLVLAGLAPQLSLALALLFVRSALSQMDVPTRTAYVMAVVTPAERAAAASFTAVPRSLASALSPTLGGALFAAGWISAPLVLCGLLKIAYDLALWRAFRRHRPAGE